atattttatcatttctccCCCAAAGCTCTGCACCTGCAGCTTGATCAGATTAACCTCATGGCATTTAAGATGGCAGCCATttgttcttccttccctttcttccatgTCCGCCTCCCCCAAGATCCCCTTTGGACAGTGGCAAAGAGTGGTTTGTCCCATGTTCAGAATTGTGTATcaccttcactaattctctctgtctttcatcataaacTACCAAATGGACAATGCTGTCATATGCAGAGCTCTGCATGAATGAAGTATGCACAGACCACATACTTGAAACAGATGGACCTTCATCTAAGCAGATACTGACCAAATAATCCCCAATTAGATTCATTCTTGGATTGCACTGATCTGTCCCTTCCTTCTTCTGAACTCGTTCCTACCATCTATGCATGTGACTGACAGCATAACTTTTTCCCACAGGCTGCATTCATTCAGGATGTTGCAcaattccccacccccatcccattcTTTCCCGATCCCTCTGGAATGTTCCATCCCATCTCTGGATCATGACATCCTAGGCCTGGCTCACCACTTCACTGGAGAGTAGCACAGTACCCCAGTTCAGCCACCCACAGCTCATGGAAGCTCACACCTTTGAATGAAACGTGTTAGTCTGGAAAGATCCTGCCTAGCATGCAACTGCCCTCAGCCTATGAATTCCCACTTGCTATGTCATGTTTCTAAAGGCTGTATCACAGTCTAAAGGCAGTGGTTAGCTATCATTTTCAATCTCTGCCATGTCTCCTTGAAGAGCAACCAAGAGTGGGCAGCGGGGCCCCTGGCTTCCATCTCCAGGCCCAAGTAGCAGTGCCAGCAAGGCCCTGTTCTCTTTGACCTGGGGGTTCCCCTCCTTTTCGGTTTCAGCGGGGAGATGTCCAAAGGGGGTAGGAGGCAAGACAGACTAGCCAGCCTAGAGGAGCTCAGGCAGAGTCAGTGGGAGACCCGCCCCTTTCCTGCTGCAGGGCACCCATGGAGGCTTCCCCAGAGAGGCAGCAAAACTCAAGGAGGCCACAACAACTTCATCCAGCAGGGTTAGACGGACACCATAGAGGTCAGAGGGGGATGCCCAGTTGGAGCAACACAATTGGTGATGGCGTTGGCTGGCTGGTGCATAAGTTGTCCTGCCCTGCAGCATTCCCAGGTGCCCAGGATGGGTAGCTTCCTGCTGGGGAACTGGCGCTTCCCACTAGCGATGGGAGGAGGCCTGACCCTGCCCCCAGCCTTCCCAAATGGACAGACTGACGAGGCGACGAGGCCCCTCCTTCTTCCGCCCTTTGTCTTTGTGGCCTTTTGGCGCTTGACCCATTTCAGGGTGCCTGAATGGCCAGCCCTGTTGTTTCCATCAGCTTCCTGGGCCTCCTAAGCACATGGGCAGAGGTTCCCCTGCtgtctccctttttttcttttcttgatccaCATGAAAGGTGTCCCTTCTCTAGTGGAACCTTTTAGTTCAGGAGCATGCAGCCCCAGATTGCACTGCTAACATTTGAGGGCAAAAACAATGCAATTATTTGATTTTTGAGgcaaaataaatgggggggggaggtatGTTGAGTTAATGTGCACCCTGTAACAAGTTCTCCAGCCCTCACAAAAAAGGATGGGAGTTCTGTGGTCTCACACTAAGTGCAGCTGATCGCCCCGAAGTTCTGAAAGCCCTTTGAAGACAACCCCAGGAGCCCTCCTTGGGCTGGAGAGCCTTCCTGTGCTTCAGAccaactctcctcctcctcctctctccttgcAGCAGCTGACTTCCCCAAGGAGCATTGGCTCGGCTCCGGGCTCCGGCGCCCCCGGATCTCCCTCTGGCATCATGGTGAGAGCATGCAGCTGCCTTGCTTCTTTTCTCCCTGGATCCCTAGTGATAGCCCACTTTTAGCAAACAATGGCAagcttaaaaacagaacaatgagAGCAGAGGGAAGCtgcaggggaagggggaggaaaatGGCTCTGGTGAAGGCCTGCAGTGGGGTGCGCCATAGCATCTTTTTCACCAGGGTCTGAGGGACCAAAGCTGACCTTCGGCTGCGGCCAGCCTTCCGAGGTGCAGGGGAGCCAGGTGGGGGGAGCAGTGAGCCCCATTCCAAGAAAACCAGTGCCCCTGTGTTTGAGGTGGGGCTCCTCAGCACTGGGTCAGGGGTCGGAGCACAGGAGTCCAGGGAGGCTCAGGGTGCTCCAGCATTTCACGGCCCAAACTTTGGATCATGTACTGTCTGCCAGAAGGCTCGCTGTTTCCTCTGGCCATCAGAGCAACTCTCCACTCACATTCCGACCCTTCTGAATGCTCTTTGCTTCCCCGAGAGGGAACTCGGTGTCTCCACAAAGCTTGGGTCCCTTTGAGCACAAGCAGGTGCCCTCTCCTGGGTGCAGGCATCCCCTGGAACTCCATGGGGATGACCTTGCTTGGGGTGAAGCCAGCAGGGAGGGAGGCTCCCTGAGGCAGCCCGTTCTTCTCTGTCGCTtcagccccacccacccaccccagctgATGTGTTGGCTACCCCTTTGGCCCTGTGGCTCCTCCTCCACCGCCTCTGCCGGGGATGCTCTTCAGCTAGGCTGAAGCTGGTGTGCATCCCTAGCCCCTGCGCTAAAGTTTCTGTACTACTTTGTTTCACCAAACTGGGTCTTGCGCACATTTCAAACCAGAGGAAGGCCCCAAAAACCAGTGTTGCTCTATTCCCCAAAACCTAAACCAAAGTTTTGTGCCATGCTCTCCCCTCAGACTCACCATTGTGCCCCACTGTTAAGGGGGAATGGACATTTCAGATTGGGGGGTTCTGCCTCCCCTCTTCCAAAACGTGGGACAGCAGGAAAGGTCCCCTTTTCATAGTGAGAGCGGATTTATATTCTCGAGCAGAGTTAAGCGCGTGCAAATCTATCTGCTTGCCCGTCCTTCTGTCCACTAAGTGATGGCAGGTGAAGGAACAGCTCCCGCGTCTGCCCTCCAGGATCAACAGAGTGTCAGTCCGCGGGTCCTTGCGGGTACCAGGACTGCTGCATTCAGTAACTACACAGCACCCCGACTCTTCGGGAACTCCATGAACTTGACACTGATTTTCTTCATTCATTTAGAACAACCCAGACCGAAGAGTGTGGGATTTTCTTCTGGTGAGATTCAAAGGATCTCATCTTAATTCCTGATGTCTTTTCTGCAGGCTTCTGTCAGCAGGTGATTAAACCGGTTTACACTTTCTTACAAAGCCTGAAGTTACAGTATACCCCAAAAACATGCATACTCACCACAACATTCCCTTTTGGGTTAAGTAACATgcgaagtgcagaaaaagagtaagaagtagTGAGAGCAAAATGAATTAAAGGTAGaagaaagcagaaaagcaaagaaaacccAGTTAAATTTGGTTTAGGCCAACACCGTCCACTCTCCTTCTCTGGGCTTTCCTGTCCTTCCAGAGCATTTTCTCACCTTATGAGTACTTCCACCACATTCATAAACCACTTCATATGTTGttctttgttatttaaatttcatCCAAGTACAATTTTCTCAGTCCTCTGCTTCCTGATGATCCATTCACCATATTTGTGCTTGTATGCTCAAAAATTCTCTCTGTGACCAGACCACCCCAATACCCTTCTTCTGCCATGGTCACATTTGCACTCCATCCACATTCATTTACCATCCATTCATTCTCAACCCAAATTCTTATGTTTTATCCCATTTGCACTGCAAGCAGCTTACTTTTATGTCTTTCCTGACACACCCAATCCTCCTTTCCAAATAAAAAAATGGGCAGAAGTACACTCTTAGGCACaatctttttctgtcttctgaCAAACATTCATTACAACAGACCACATACCAACCACTAAATTTCTACCAGTGTatgcatgtcttaaaatttctccatccatttttccaaATGTGGTAAATATTCTACCATGGAACAGAAATTTATtttcttgctctagtttttccACCAATTATGTAAAATTTGCAGTTAGTCGCAAGAATTTTGTTTCCCAACCATGGTCTTGCAGTgacagtggtggtgatgataATTTGATTTACTCCTCTCTGAAGAAAAACCTTGCACCCTCACGTTCTAAGGTCTAAAATTAGGAAGCCCTGGATTGAGAGAGACCTAGACCTAAGTGCCTGTTACCATTCCCCATCATTGTTTGTTTGTACTTTTAAGGTTCTCTTAGCACTGAGATTCCAGCAATCTACAAAGCCCCCACGCCGATGCTGTAGGGATATTCTGTGCTTCAGGAATTAAATGAGAAGGCATGCTGGAGCAGGTATGGAAGCACGTGCTATACCTGTTGATGTCGCCCTAAAGGATTTccgtcttttcctgggcttgaaCAGTagccaggaaaagacacagtATCCCTAAGGAGGTGCCAAGAAGTGTGGCTTGTGGGCCTAATCCTGCTCTGAAGCATCTTCTTGGGTTTGAACCCAAAGTTCATTGCATTCATAAGTACTGTTATTAATCTGATTAGCAAAGAGcaccacaaaaacaaaacaacaaatttGAATACATAAAACATGTTATGTAAAGTAAACCTATTACTGGCACCAAGTAAACTGAttgcaattaaataaatacataaataaaaatgtatttctatacTGATGTCCCCCTAGGAAGAGCATCATAAAAGTTGTTTAGacaattgcattttcttttccttttaattcacGCTCAAAATAGAGGTAAGGAAACTTTCCCGGGGTCACTACAGTTTCTGAGGCAGCatttccttgggccagtccctctctctcagcccaacgcacctcacagagttgctgttgtggggaaaataggaggaaggagtattaggtatgtttgctgccttgagttatttataaaaataataaaggtgggatataaataaataaataaatttttcagAGGAAGtttgccctggccacctccccCCTGGGGTGGAGAGGGAGGAATTGGCCCAAGGATGCcctgctggcttcgtgcccaaggacTGCTTCCCCTTACCCCTTGATCAAACTGACTCTCATTGCCTTTTTCCATTTATTCACATCAAAGTCTTGATGTGCACGCAATTGAACGAGATACAAAATTTGGGCTGGGTGGAACCAAGCACTACGGAGGTGGTACAAAACTTTGGCACTGGTTTGGGCTCCACAGCTCCCGACAGAATGTGGGCAGTTCCCCTGGAAGGGGGTCCCCAGCCTAGGTTTGGAAGAACCAATGGTGTCACCTTGTCAAGAGGACAAGAATCCGTTGTAAGCATCTTGCTTCTCATGCCCCATAACATGCTGTGTTCATGGATGGCAAGCGGAGCTGGTCTTTAGGGAATGCCGGGACCCGGGACCCAAGCCCTGCCTCCCTGCCCGgtcattttccccttttcccagGCCAGAATGGATGACGAAGTGCTTGGCTACAAGGACTTGGCAGCAATCCCCAGGGACAAGGCGATCCTGGATATTGAGCGTCCGGACCTGATGATCTACGAGCCCCACTTTACCTACTCCCTCCTCGACCGAGAGGTGAGGCCTgtgggctcccccacccccctggcagAGGAGAAGCAGGGCCGTTTTCTGGGCTGCAGCCatcacccactcacccaccccaccccatccagcTTGGGCATTCATCCTGTAGGGGGAGCGGAGAACGGCCGGGGCCAAGGAACAGCGCAGGGACCATGCCCCTCTGCTTGGCTGAGGAAGGGGGTAAGCCAGGCTGCCCCACTGCCAGTGCATTCCTTGGCAGATGCTTGCCAACAAATTTCCCGCCACTGTAATCATGTCAGGTGTTCGGTGGAGTGACATTGGGTCAAGTAACGCCTGTCTCTCCTGGCTGTTCTTCTTGCAGCCCTCGCTCTCGCCCtcgtctctctcccctcccccatctccaGAGGTAAGTGCTCCTCTGGTGGGGTGGCTGGACAGGCAGAGGCTGGCTGCGCGGGAGGGCCCTCTGGCGGGGGGAGGCTAGGGCCATGGGCTTGCTCAACCTGGCAAGGAAGCTTTAAAGGAAGGAGCAGCtctcggaaggaaggaaggaaggaaggaaggaaggaaggaaggaggggaagggaagcaTTGGGTGGATGGCTGAGGAGCCCACAGGTGGCAGGCAGGGTGAGGGcgagggggagaggaggaagaggaagaattgtGTCCATCTGTCAATTCGCCCTCTGCTTCCAGGTCAGCCGCAATTGGGCGGAGGCCAAGTCTCCAGGAAGCACAGCACAGGCCTCTGGACGCCAGGCCGGCAGCAGAAGTCGCTCTGGAGTCCAGCACTTCCATCATCCTGGTACTGCCTCCTCGGGTCCAGCGGTGCCCTCCCACGCCCGCCTGCCAGGGGCTCCAAGGGCTGTGGTGCCTCTGCAGTGCTTCttgcaccaccagcagcagcagcagcagcagctccattcTGGCTCTCTTCCAAGGGCTCCTCCATGTGTCCAGCAGCCTTTCCTTGCCTGGAGCTGTGTTAGAGGCTCAGTGATTCACTTCCCTGAAGTTTGGGGCCGTTTTTGATGGGTGGGAGTATTTAAGGGGCACGTGGCCACCCATTTGCTTCTTAAAGCCCCCcaagccccagccccagccccaacACATTGACTTTCCTGCTCCAAATGCTTGCAGGTGGCCTGTCAGGCACCAGAGAGGCACTGGGAGGGGAGGGGTAGGAAACCCCTCTGCTGCTGGTTTCATTCCAGCCTCTGGGTCCCCGAGGTGGTAGCTGGGCCAGTGGGACACAGGGTCCCAAAGAAGAAGGTGCCGTTTCTCTGCAAACACCCCATCGAGGGAGGGGGGAGTTGGTCCATGGAAGTGGAACAGGATGGGGCTGGGCGTCTTCTTTGCGTGGAGGTGCTCAGccgtctctccccctccccagagaCCAACGCGATGGAGATGAACATCTACAAGAAGCCGCCCATCTACAAGCAGAGGGGTAGGTGCTGCTGCTGTAAGGGAGTGGCGGTGGGAGCATCATCTGGGACTGAGGCTCACAGCTGAGCACAACTGCTGGCCCTCTTCCAGAGGCCGCGATGGCACCCACTCCCGAGGGCAAACGGCCGATGGAGGGCCTGATCATCAAATCCTCCAAGTTCCCCGCTGCTCAGCCACCAgatcccagccagccagccaagatTGAGACTGACTACTGGCCCTGCCCACCGTCCCTGGCAGTTGTAGGTAGGTGGTTCTCACCAGTCAGCTACTGGTTTAGATCCACTGCTCTGAACAGCAGCCAGTAGCtcaggacacccccccccccctgcagtcTGTAAGTCCTGGTTGCACATTCCCAGAGACCGAGTGGCGGAGGCAAAAGGCATCCAAGAGAGgcgaggatgaggatgaggactCAGAAGAGACGAAAACTCTCCGTGAGCTGCAGGAGCAAGAGCTGAGCAAGGTAGGGGTGGTGGGAAGCACTgcagaggggggggagggggatcaGCCTAGAGCCCCTTTCagcccccctccctctcccccatcaGGTTGCCTCCAATCTGGGCAAACTCATTCTgaaggaggagatggagaagTCTCTCCCCATCCGGAGGAAAACCCGCTCGCTTCCAGATCGAACTCCCTTCCACACCTGTGAGTGTCGCCTCTCTTCACTGCTGAGGAGCACGGAGGGCCTGTGTGCCCAGAGTCCTAGAATGTGGGGCCacggttggaagggactttggagggtATCTAATCCACCCCGAGAGAGCAGGAACCTGCACCAGCTGAGGGCTCTCAAAACAGCTCTAGCAAAGGGGAATGCACCATCCATTCTGGAACAGCTCATACTGCCGGGACATTCATCCTGATTGCCAGACGAAACCTGCTTTCTTGTGGTTAGAACCCACTGCTGCTTGTCCTGGATTTCCACAGAACAGGCCCACCCCATACCTGAACGCCACCTTCTTTCttcttgtcctcttcttctccaggctaaacatgcccagtACCACCAAAGGTTTTCCTTTCAGGCCCCTTTTCATCTTGCTCCTCTCTTCTAGAAATGCTCCAATTTATCAAAattcttcctaaaatgcagtgcccagagcTAGGTGCTGTGATGCAGCACGGCCAAGGCAGCTAGAGAACAATGACTTCCGATCCTGAAGCGATACTTTCCTGTTAATATGGCCCAGCATGGCCATTCCTTTCCAGGCAGCCGCCTTACGCTCTCAGCCTGAGCCCAAGGACTGCCTTTTCATTCGACTAGAGAGGGTCAAGGGGCAGTCTTCCCAGGGGGTGGTGCTGCCTTTGGGCATTGACACTGATGGCCTACCATTGGCACACTCCAGTTTTTGGAGAGGGGTTGCTCCCACTGCCATGAATTGGCCTTTAAACCCTGACCATCCTTGGACCTTGCTGTGTCTCTGAACTTTGCCACGACTGAAGGAACCAGTCAGGACAGCCTGATGGAAGGAATCTAAGCTAGATCCATGGTTCATTCAGAGTCCCAGAAGAGGCTATAAATGCTGGAGTGGTTGGGCTTGTAGGAACCTTTAATCACAATTCTTGCCATCCTCAGTTTGGAAATTAACCACAGTAGTGTTTAGGCCTTTCCCACTTCCTGTGCTGCTCCTTATGGGCAAGGATAAGTAAAGCGGTTGGTCTCTGATGGTTTGAAGCCCTCCGTGTGCCCAGCTATTGGATGTGGGGCAAAGTCCCTCTGCTGCTTGCCTCCCCCCGCTCCCCACCAGCTCACTCTCTGGAGAGGCTTGCCCTGCAGTGAGGACACTTCTTCTCTTCCAGCTTTGCATGGAGGAAGCTCGAAATCAGCATCCCTTCCTGCCTCTGGGAGTACACTTGCCAGGG
This genomic interval from Candoia aspera isolate rCanAsp1 chromosome 9, rCanAsp1.hap2, whole genome shotgun sequence contains the following:
- the DMTN gene encoding dematin isoform X3 encodes the protein METSGEQLTSPRSIGSAPGSGAPGSPSGIMARMDDEVLGYKDLAAIPRDKAILDIERPDLMIYEPHFTYSLLDREPSLSPSSLSPPPSPEVSRNWAEAKSPGSTAQASGRQAGSRSRSGVQHFHHPETNAMEMNIYKKPPIYKQREAAMAPTPEGKRPMEGLIIKSSKFPAAQPPDPSQPAKIETDYWPCPPSLAVVETEWRRQKASKRGEDEDEDSEETKTLRELQEQELSKVASNLGKLILKEEMEKSLPIRRKTRSLPDRTPFHTSLHGGSSKSASLPASGSTLARLQSTEFSPAGSERGSPGLQDGQQRGRMDRGSSLPSMLEQKVYPYEVLMVTNRGRAKLPPGVDRTRLERHLSPEDFQRVFEMPLEEFSKLALWKRNELKKKTFLF
- the DMTN gene encoding dematin isoform X1; this encodes METSGEQLTSPRSIGSAPGSGAPGSPSGIMARMDDEVLGYKDLAAIPRDKAILDIERPDLMIYEPHFTYSLLDREPSLSPSSLSPPPSPEVSRNWAEAKSPGSTAQASGRQAGSRSRSGVQHFHHPETNAMEMNIYKKPPIYKQREAAMAPTPEGKRPMEGLIIKSSKFPAAQPPDPSQPAKIETDYWPCPPSLAVVETEWRRQKASKRGEDEDEDSEETKTLRELQEQELSKVASNLGKLILKEEMEKSLPIRRKTRSLPDRTPFHTSLHGGSSKSASLPASGSTLARLQSTEFSPAGSERGSPGLQVSGRLVGERGAGQGPPASNACPPPSAPSLGEAPAPGPRRGRGKQGQARQALEKVPRAGREAPPSPSGQACRASPAGRPAARAHGPRELPPQHVGAKGLPVRGADGDQPRESQTASRSGPNAA
- the DMTN gene encoding dematin isoform X2; the protein is MDDEVLGYKDLAAIPRDKAILDIERPDLMIYEPHFTYSLLDREPSLSPSSLSPPPSPEVSRNWAEAKSPGSTAQASGRQAGSRSRSGVQHFHHPETNAMEMNIYKKPPIYKQREAAMAPTPEGKRPMEGLIIKSSKFPAAQPPDPSQPAKIETDYWPCPPSLAVVETEWRRQKASKRGEDEDEDSEETKTLRELQEQELSKVASNLGKLILKEEMEKSLPIRRKTRSLPDRTPFHTSLHGGSSKSASLPASGSTLARLQSTEFSPAGSERGSPGLQVSGRLVGERGAGQGPPASNACPPPSAPSLGEAPAPGPRRGRGKQGQARQALEKVPRAGREAPPSPSGQACRASPAGRPAARAHGPRELPPQHVGAKGLPVRGADGDQPRESQTASRSGPNAA